The Salminus brasiliensis chromosome 8, fSalBra1.hap2, whole genome shotgun sequence genome has a window encoding:
- the pdzk1 gene encoding Na(+)/H(+) exchange regulatory cofactor NHE-RF3: protein MAGPKPRVISLTKREGQTFGFFLRIEQGEEGHLIRALEMSGPAELAGLKDGDRIIRVNGTFVDNLEHSQVADLVKKSGMTVTFHVLGEEAYNQAKKNGINLADTQSQPTQGQPIMNGVSAPAPKLKLCFLQKSSGSGLGFSVKSTKGEQGISMMDVIAGGVADKAGVNVGDRLVEINGENVEGATHDQVVKKIKDSGYSVMFLLADEDTDKFYKNKHIKLGAGLATVKHLPQKPRIAEMTKGADGYGYFLREDPKMPGHYIGEIDRGSPAERAGLREMDRLVAVEGEVVDQCTHEQVVDKIRQLGKRCCLLVVDEETDKLYRMGGASPLLYWEEMRGSLPKPSLPESESKPAPTPAPAPAPAPAPAPTPEPSPIPAVPAVPAAPVEESYKPKLCRLVKTSAGYGFHLNGIQGVYGQYIKDVVKGGAAEKAGLEDEDIVVEVNGMNVEKSTHEEVVKMIRSSGDTLVLLVAEKVAYDFLKARGVAITQQLLATEHTPEPCAPAVAQEEQRQRPPSPPVQLRARTPSVSSTSSSEEDERL, encoded by the exons ATGGCTGGGCCCAAACCTCGAGTAATCTCTCTTACCAAGCGTGAGGGACAGACCTTTGGCTTCTTCCTGAGGATTGAACAGGGGGAGGAAGGTCATCTGATTCGGGCCTTGGAGATGAGTGGTCCTGCTGAACTGGCTGGGCTCAAAGATGGAGATCGGATCATCAGGGTTAATGGAACTTTTGTTGACAACCTGGAGCACAGTCAG GTTGCTGATCTGGTGAAGAAAAGTGGAATGACCGTCACATTTCACGTCCTGGGGGAGGAAGCATATAACCAGGCCAAAAAGAATGGGATAAACCTTGCAGACACACAGTCCCAACCCACTCAGGGCCAGCCCATTATGAACGGAGTGTCTGCCCCAGCTCCTAAACTCAAACTCTGCTTCCTGCAGAAGTCCAGTGGCAGTGGCCTTGGCTTTTCCGTCAAATCCACTAAAG GTGAACAGGGCATCTCCATGATGGATGTAATCGCTGGAGGGGTTGCTGATAAGGCAGGAGTTAACGTGGGCGATCGCCTAGTGGAAATTAATGGAGAAAATGTGGAGGGTGCTACACATGACCAGGTTGTAAAAAAG ATCAAGGATTCTGGATATAGCGTGATGTTCTTATTGGCGGATGAAGACACAGACAAATTCTACAAGAACAAACACATCAAACTGGGGGCTGGGCTAGCCACAGTGAAGCACCTCCCTCAGAAGCCCCGTATTGCTGAAATGACCAAGGGAGCTGATGGTTATGGCTATTTCCTTAGGGAAGACCCAAAAATGCCAG GTCATTACATCGGCGAAATTGACCGTGGGAGCCCTGCAGAGAGAGCAGGGCTGCGGGAGATGGACCGGCTGGTGGCTGTGGAGGGTGAGGTGGTAGATCAGTGCACACATGAGCAGGTAGTGGATAAAATACGCCAGCTTGGAAAGAGATGCTGCCTCCTGGTGGTGGATGAAGAAACAGACAAACTATACAGGatg GGTGGTGCATCTCCCTTACTTTACTGGGAGGAAATGAGAGGTTCCCTGCCCAAGCCAAGTCTGCCTGAGTCTGAATCTAAACCAGCCCCAacaccagctccagctccagctccagctccagctccagcaccaaCCCCAGAACCATCCCCAATACCCGCAGTACCAGCAGTGCCAGCAGCTCCTGTTGAAGAATCCTACAAACCCAAACTGTGCCGCTTGGTGAAAACCTCTGCTGGATATGGCTTCCACCTCAATGGCATTCAAGGAGTCTATGGACAGTACATCAAAGAT GTGGTGAAAGGTGGAGCAGCAGAAAAAGCTGGGCTGGAGGATGAAGACATTGTAGTGGAGGTCAACGGCATGAACGTGGAAAAGAGCACGCATGAGGAAGTTGTGAAAATGATCCGGAGCAGTGGCGACACACTGGTCCTCCTAGTGGCCGAGAAGGTAGCCTATGACTTCCTGAAAGCCAGAGGAGTTGCAATTACCCAACAGCTGCTGGCCACAGAGCACACACCAGAGCCATGTGCCCCTGCCGTTGCACAAGAGGAACAACGCCAAAGACCACCCTCTCCACCAGTTCAGCTTCGAGCAAGG acacCTTCCGTATCATCTACGTCCTCGTCAGAAGAGGATGAGAGGCTTTGA
- the LOC140561133 gene encoding Golgi pH regulator — protein sequence MSFFVDSVIMFTSQVLFFGFGWLFFMRQLFKDYEVRQYVVQVVFSVTFAFSCTMFELIIFEILGALSSTSRYFHWKLNLYVILLVLIFVVPFYIGYFVVSNIRLLQRQRLLFSCVVWFTFMYFFWKLGDPFPILSPKHGILSIEQLISRVGVIGVTLMALLSGFGAVNCPYTYMSYFLRNVTDSDILALERRLLQTMDMIVSKKKRIAMTRRQMYQRGEDQNKQTGLWGMIKSVTSAPSGSENLSLIQQEVVALEELSRQLFLETVDLQATKERIEYSKTFQGKYFNFLGYFFSIYCVWKIFMATINIVFDRVGKTDPVTRGIEITVNYLGIQFDVKFWSQHISFILVGIIIVTSIRGLLITLTKFFYAISSSKSSNVIVLVLAQIMGMYFVSSVLLMRMSMPLEYRTIVTEVLGELQFNFYHRWFDVIFLVSALSSILFLYLAHKQAPEKHMTL from the exons ATGTCTTTCTTCGTAGATTCAGTGATCATGTTCACCTCTCAG GTGCTGTTTTTCGGATTCGGGTGGCTGTTTTTTATGAGGCAGTTGTTTAAAGATTATGAG GTACGTCAGTATGTGGTGCAAGTGGTTTTCTCCGTCACGTTTGCATTTTCTTGCACTATGTTTGAACTCATCATTTTTGAAATCCTGGGAGCATTGAGCAGCAC GTCCAGATACTTTCACTGGAAGCTGAATTTGTATGTTATACTGCTGGTTCTAATCTTTGTAGTGCCTTTCTACATTGGCTACTTTGTGGTCAGTAACATACGTCTAT TGCAGAGACAGAGGCTGCTCTTTTCCTGTGTGGTTTGGTTTACCTTCATGTATTTTTTCTGGAAACTTGGAGACCCTTTCCCTATATTGAGTCCAAAACATG GCATTCTGTCCATAGAGCAGCTCATCAGCCGAGTTGGGGTCATCGGCGTGACACTGATGGCTCTGCTGTCTGGTTTTGGTGCTGTGAATTGCCCTTACACGTACATGTCCTATTTTCTCAG GAACGTGACAGACAGTGACATCTTGGCTTTGGAGAGGAGACTTCTCCAGACCATGGACATGATTGTTAGTAAGAAGAAGAG GATTGCCATGACAAGGAGGCAGATGTACCAGAGAGGAGAGGATCAAAATAAGCAGACCGGACTATGGGGCATGATCAAGAGTGTTACGTCTGCACCTTCAGGCAGTGAAA ACTTGTCTCTGATCCAACAGGAGGTAGTTGCTCTTGAGGAGCTCAGTAGGCAGCTTTTCCTGGAAACAGTGGACCTGCAGGCTACAAAG GAACGAATAGAATACTCAAAGACGTTTCAAGGGAAATACTTCAACTTCTTGGGATACTTCTTCTCCATCTACTGTGTGTGGAAGATATTCATG gCCACAATCAACATAGTCTTTGATCGTGTCGGAAAGACGGATCCTGTGACGAGAGGAATTGAGATCACTGTCAACTATTTGGGCATCCAGTTTGAT GTAAAGTTCTGGTCTCAGCACATTTCGTTTATCCTGGTGGGAATCATCATTGTTACTTCCATACGAGGCCTTTTAATCACTCTGACTAAG TTCTTCTACGCCATCTCCAGCAGCAAGTCGTCCAATGTGATAGTTCTGGTTCTGGCCCAGatcatg GGGATGTATTTTGTATCATCTGTGTTGCTGATGCGTATGAGCATGCCTCTGGAGTACCGCACCATTGTCACAGAGGTCCTAGGAGAACTGCAGTTCAACTTCTATCATCGCTGGTTTGACGTGATCTTCCTCGTAAGCGCTCTGTCCAGCATCCTCTTCCTTTACCTGGCACACAAGCAGGCACCCGAGAAGCACATGACCCTGTGA